The following proteins come from a genomic window of Aspergillus oryzae RIB40 DNA, chromosome 4:
- a CDS encoding NUDIX hydrolase (peroxisomal NUDIX hydrolase), with the protein METPKSELLEAVPLSSSLHDALRYLHDHPYPHVPNPPACNKRASVALVLRVRPTHNHWPDSQHSSITPQENNTASVKQRLNTFFSQDWVQNGDPEALFIKRASRVGDRWTGHVALPGGKRDPEDADDKAAAIREASEEVGLDLTADEYIFVGNLPERVVSTGWTSVPSAADGVDPSLMVLCPYVFLLTCSDSPTLRLQPTEVASTHWVPLSALLSPSQRTVEYVDISQRYAKTSGFITRLTYRYILGLMEFSAVRLRPTESLWCNPSFGFAAIDSRGPSPLMQRLKAWFFGNRPDPEDQTQPLLLWGLTLGILADFLDMLPPHTAVQLWEYPTFTFPDLRLITSILTYRLRKSNKLQAKSRPQLSNTAVDSQTSGVSVTSNDDAAEASHFHNEVGIEGLGVGRDYESSETKELERDTHAIGIMLKGYYAKLRFAIQIFLAWRAAIGSLAVLYTWRLFRRRK; encoded by the exons ATGGAGACACCAAAGTCCGAGTTGTTAGAAGCAGTTCCGCTCTCCAGTTCTCTTCATGATGCACTACGGTACCTCCATGACCATCCGTATCCTCATGTTCCCAATCCGCCAGCATGCAATAAACGCGCCTCCGTGGCCCTCGTCCTTCGAGTCCGACCTACGCATAACCACTGGCCCGACTCGCAACACTCGTCTATCACTCCGCAAGAGAACAATACTGCGTCAGTCAAGCAACGCTTGAAtacttttttctctcagGACTGGGTTCAGAACGGCGATCCCGAGGCTCTCTTCATCAAACGAGCTTCCCGTGTGGGAGATCGCTGGACTGGCCATGTTGCTCTACCTGGAGGAAAGCgtgatccagaagatgcagaCGACAAAGCTGCTGCTATTAGGGAAGCATCAGAAGAAGTAGGACTCGACTTGACGGCGGATGAGTATATATTTGTGGGGAATCTACCGGAGCGTGTTGTATCTACTGGTTGGACCTCCGTTCC CTCAGCTGCTGATGGCGTTGATCCAAGTTTAATGGTTCTTTGCCCTTATGTTTTCCTTCTAACATGCAGTGATTCTCCGACCCTCCGACTACAGCCAACAGAGGTTGCTTCAACCCACTGGGTACCTCTTAGtgctctcctttctccttcgCAGCGCACGGTGGAGTATGTCGATATATCGCAGCGCTATGCGAAAACGTCTGGATTTATCACCCGTCTTACTTATCGGTACATCTTGGGCCTTATGGAGTTTTCTGCTGTCCGGTTAAGGCCGACTGAAAGTCTTTGGTGCAATCCGTCGTTTGGATTTGCCGCTATAGACAGCCGAGGACCGTCTCCTCTAATGCAACGATTAAAGGCGTGGTTCTTTGGCAACCGACCTGATCCTGAGGACCAGACTCAGCCCCTTCTTCTATGGGGGTTGACTCTCGGTATTCTAGCTGACTTTTTAGATATGCTCCCGCCTCACACAGCTGTGCAGCTGTGGGAGTACCCTACGTTTACCTTCCCCGACCTACGCCTGATTACCAGCATTCTAACTTATCGCCTACGGAAAAGCAACAAGCTCCAGGCCAAGTCTAGACCTCAACTAAGCAACACAGCGGTTGACAGTCAAACATCTGGTGTGAGTGTAACCAGTAATGATGATGCAGCGGAAGCGAGCCATTTTCATAATGAAGTTGGCATCGAGGGGCTAGGAGTTGGCAGGGACTATGAGTCATCTGAAACCAAAGAGTTGGAACGGGATACACATGCTATTGGTATCATGCTTAAAGGTTATTATGCTAAACTCAGATTTGCTATCCAGATTTTCTTGGCGTGGCGAGCTGCTATAGGTTCCTTAGCTGTGTTGTACACATGGAGACTATTCCGACGCCGAAAATGA